ATGTCACTGCTACCCAGAAAGACAAGGAATCATCTTTCACTTGTATATTATCTGTAAAAGAAATTTTCCGTTCAGCAGGTACCGGTCTACATATCAGACGGGATTCATCTATCAGCCCGTTTTTATGAGTTCCGTACACTGCAACAGAAACAATATCAGACAAATCCGTACTTCCCTGCAAATCAACATCAATTTGCCGAATGGTATAAGGACTGTTGTCTGTTTGAATCAAAGTTGCCTTAATAGTCGGATTAATCTGCTTCTTGACTAAAACAGGGATAACAGGTCTTTCCAGTTCCAACCTTATATCTTTACCTAAAGATATATCCGGTATCAATAACAAAATCATCGAAAATATGATAAATATTTTCTTACTTACTTTCATAGTATCTTTATTTTAGGTAAATTTGAACGCATTTAACTAGATTAGGGGGAGATAGACAGAAAGTAAAGTAGCTAAACCCCAGCAATACACTTTTACTGTCATCTCCTCTTTCTTATCATTAAAATTCAAAGAATTTTATCGCATCCAAATCACCTTTTAGTTTTTCATACTCTTCCGTTGAAAAAGCTTTTATCGGTAACCGGCAACTGCCGCAATCAAGACCTATAAGTTTCATGATAGCTTTACCACCACGTACGCCGCCACCATATTTAATAATCACTTCCACTGTACGTATCGATTTCATCTGCCAGGCACGTGCTGTTTCCACCTCATTTTTCTTCATTGATTCGAAAATGGCATGATAGACATTAGGGATATAATTATATGTACTTCCCACACCTGCCACTGCTCCCATAGATAAACCGGCAATCAGAATCTCGTCAAAGCCATGTAATACTTCAAACTTATGCTGCTCCAAACCGATACAAGCCCCCATCTCCATCAGGTTATTATGAGTAAACTTCGTTCCTACCAAATTTGGTATTTTCTTCTTGCCTTCTATCAAAAATTTATCTACCGGCAAGTTAACCCCTGTGATTGACGGCATATTATAATAATAGAAAGGCAACTCACTGGCGGCCCGGCAAATCGGTGCAAAAAAATCGACCAGTTCATCTACCGTTCCCGGCTTGAAAAAAGAAGGTGCTATTGAAGCGATAGCATCAGCTCCAGTTTGTGCCGCGTGGCTTGCCAGTTCCATTGCGTCTCGTTGACAGTTTGAACCGACATGTGCAATCACTTTAAAACGTTTAGCAGCAGAGGCTACCCATTTTTCAAGAACCGCCTTACGCTCGTCAATAGTCAACGAAGAAAATTCACCAGTCGTACCACACACAAATACCCCTTTTACAGGAGTTGATGCTATCCAATCAGCATATTTATCAATAACAGATAAATTCACGTCCCCATTTTCATCCATTGGGGTGAAGGTGGCCGCAACCATACCTTCCAGTCTTTCATAATTGTTCATAATGCATTTAATTAGATTATTATATTT
The nucleotide sequence above comes from Bacteroides caccae. Encoded proteins:
- a CDS encoding dihydrodipicolinate synthase family protein codes for the protein MNNYERLEGMVAATFTPMDENGDVNLSVIDKYADWIASTPVKGVFVCGTTGEFSSLTIDERKAVLEKWVASAAKRFKVIAHVGSNCQRDAMELASHAAQTGADAIASIAPSFFKPGTVDELVDFFAPICRAASELPFYYYNMPSITGVNLPVDKFLIEGKKKIPNLVGTKFTHNNLMEMGACIGLEQHKFEVLHGFDEILIAGLSMGAVAGVGSTYNYIPNVYHAIFESMKKNEVETARAWQMKSIRTVEVIIKYGGGVRGGKAIMKLIGLDCGSCRLPIKAFSTEEYEKLKGDLDAIKFFEF